AACGGGCTGATCTCGAAGGACGGCCGCCGCTACACCTTCCCCATCCGCAAAGGCGTGCGCTTCCAGGACGGCGCGGAGATGACGCCCGAAGACGTGCGCTACTCGCTCATGCGCTTCCTGCTGACCGACCGCTCGGGCGGGCCGTCGTCTTTGCTGTTGGAGCCGATCCTCGGCGTTACCAGCACGCGGGGGCGTGACGGGAAGATCAATGTGAAGTTCGAAGACGTCGAGAAGGCGGTGCGCGTCGAGGGCGATAACGTGGTGGTGACCTTGCCGACGCCGTTCGGGCCGTTTCTCTCGATCATGGCGCGCTGGTCCTACGTCATGAGCAGGGACTGGGCGGCGAAAAACGGCGACTGGGACGGCGGCGGCGAGACCTGGAAAAAGTACAACGACCCGGAGAAGGACGCGAGCCACTTCTACGACCACATGAACGGGACGGGCCCGCTCATGCTCGAGCGCTGGGACCGCACCGGGCGCCGGCTCTATCTGAAAAAGCACGCCGGCTACTGGCGCAAGTCCATCGCTTTCGAGCGGGTTCTCGTGCTCTCGATTCCTGAGTTTTCGACGCGCAAGCTCCTGCTC
Above is a genomic segment from Bacteroidota bacterium containing:
- a CDS encoding ABC transporter substrate-binding protein yields the protein MKKLLLPVAAALLFAACVKKADPNLFTYAATGEITNLDPVYPYDAVSQGTIFNVYETLIAFDRDRNDRFVPLLATKVPSIENGLISKDGRRYTFPIRKGVRFQDGAEMTPEDVRYSLMRFLLTDRSGGPSSLLLEPILGVTSTRGRDGKINVKFEDVEKAVRVEGDNVVVTLPTPFGPFLSIMARWSYVMSRDWAAKNGDWDGGGETWKKYNDPEKDASHFYDHMNGTGPLMLERWDRTGRRLYLKKHAGYWRKSIAFERVLVLSIPEFSTRKLLLQGGDADIIEVPRPFISQVRGMTGVRVEDGLPRLLTDPAFYFTFKINTTANPDIGSGMLDGEGIPPDFFK